One part of the Tolypothrix sp. NIES-4075 genome encodes these proteins:
- a CDS encoding cytochrome-c peroxidase yields MIVILLNIILVLLLASVLLYLVLASGKRFNVNLTQLVSKNSKAITIAVIVVAAVIGGHTVSAQITPPASLKDVQVPKPQNLAVFVKDEAAAIKLGKSLFWDIQVGSDGLLSCASCHFHAGADNRSKNQINPGLLVTLNPDTTFQVGGAPNYQLKPEDYPFHKLSDPNNAGSTVLSDANDVTSSQGAFNAEFVDVVPGQAEDTVNFKPDPVFNVGGTNVRRVEPRNTPTVINAVFNFRNFWDGRAQDIFNGVSPFGLRDSNALVGRADNPSKLELVNIAQDPNLRLNNSSLASQAVGPPISSFEESADGRTFEEIGDKFGDIDKKSHSASKGKKLPRKLAKKLVPLRPLGKQLVHPDDSVLGTESRGSQPGLKTATYEKLIEDAFKSEWWKSNRMIQIDANGQRTIVKKPDKSLATNEYTLMEYNFPLFFGLSIQMYESTLISDDTPFDRNALTDQQQRGKALFNDVRRAGCVICHSGVEFTSASVSSVNQQGRIGAFPLGNGQTIFFDQGFFGIGVRPTQDDLGVGDNDPFGNPLSETRVAQQGKSQQLLGDPNLTVPSNGIIAADANFKAPGLRNVELTAPYFHNGGQLTLKQVVEFYNRGGDFPQGSALAPISPTLSDAEKDDLVAFLKSLTDERVRYGKAPFDHPQLFVPNGHPGNTSSVTNDGTGKATDNLLEIPAVGRNGGTPTPNFLE; encoded by the coding sequence ATGATAGTGATACTACTTAATATTATTTTAGTATTACTTCTTGCAAGTGTACTACTTTACTTAGTGCTAGCCTCAGGTAAGAGATTTAATGTCAACCTTACCCAACTGGTATCAAAGAATTCAAAAGCTATAACAATTGCGGTAATAGTTGTCGCAGCAGTTATAGGTGGACATACTGTGTCCGCGCAGATTACACCTCCGGCTTCGCTCAAGGATGTGCAAGTTCCAAAGCCTCAGAATCTTGCAGTCTTTGTTAAGGACGAAGCAGCTGCGATTAAGCTAGGAAAATCCCTTTTTTGGGATATCCAGGTCGGTAGCGACGGTTTGCTGTCCTGTGCCAGTTGTCACTTTCATGCCGGAGCGGACAACAGATCCAAAAATCAGATAAATCCTGGGCTTTTGGTTACTTTGAACCCGGATACAACTTTCCAAGTTGGCGGGGCACCGAACTACCAGCTAAAGCCGGAAGATTATCCATTCCACAAGCTGTCAGACCCGAATAACGCCGGCAGTACCGTTTTGTCTGACGCTAACGATGTTACCTCCTCCCAAGGAGCTTTCAATGCAGAGTTCGTTGATGTCGTTCCCGGTCAGGCAGAGGACACAGTAAACTTCAAGCCCGATCCGGTCTTTAACGTGGGAGGCACAAATGTGCGCCGAGTCGAGCCGCGCAACACCCCAACTGTGATTAACGCGGTGTTCAACTTCCGCAACTTCTGGGATGGAAGAGCGCAGGACATCTTTAACGGTGTCAGTCCCTTCGGCTTAAGAGATTCTAATGCCCTTGTTGGAAGAGCAGACAACCCAAGTAAGCTAGAACTGGTCAACATCGCCCAAGATCCGAATCTTAGGCTTAACAATTCGTCGTTAGCTTCCCAAGCGGTCGGTCCGCCAATCAGTTCCTTTGAGGAGTCGGCTGACGGTCGAACCTTTGAGGAAATTGGCGATAAGTTCGGAGATATCGACAAAAAATCCCACAGCGCTTCTAAAGGCAAAAAGTTGCCGAGAAAACTGGCTAAGAAGCTAGTTCCGCTTCGTCCCTTAGGCAAGCAGCTTGTGCATCCAGATGACAGCGTTTTAGGTACTGAAAGCAGAGGCTCTCAACCCGGTCTAAAAACGGCTACCTACGAAAAGTTGATTGAGGATGCTTTCAAATCAGAGTGGTGGAAGTCTAACCGGATGATCCAAATTGATGCCAATGGTCAACGAACTATTGTTAAAAAGCCGGATAAATCCTTGGCGACAAACGAGTACACGCTGATGGAGTACAACTTCCCGCTTTTCTTCGGACTGTCGATTCAGATGTACGAGTCTACGCTCATCTCTGACGATACACCGTTTGACCGCAACGCCCTAACCGACCAGCAGCAACGGGGTAAAGCGTTGTTTAATGACGTCAGAAGAGCTGGATGCGTCATTTGCCATAGTGGAGTAGAATTTACCAGTGCTTCGGTTAGCAGTGTGAACCAACAAGGAAGAATTGGAGCTTTCCCGTTAGGAAATGGTCAAACAATCTTCTTTGACCAAGGTTTCTTTGGTATTGGTGTCAGACCTACCCAAGATGACCTTGGTGTGGGTGATAACGACCCGTTCGGAAACCCGCTTTCTGAAACGCGAGTGGCTCAACAAGGTAAATCCCAGCAGCTTCTTGGCGATCCGAATCTCACAGTACCCTCAAATGGGATAATAGCTGCGGACGCAAACTTCAAAGCGCCGGGACTCCGCAACGTGGAACTTACCGCTCCTTACTTCCACAACGGTGGACAGTTGACTCTAAAGCAAGTGGTGGAATTCTACAATCGTGGTGGAGACTTCCCCCAGGGGAGCGCCCTCGCGCCAATTTCACCAACGTTAAGCGATGCGGAAAAAGATGATTTGGTAGCTTTCCTGAAATCACTCACGGATGAGCGAGTCCGCTATGGTAAAGCACCCTTTGACCATCCGCAACTGTTCGTCCCCAACGGACATCCGGGTAACACTTCCTCCGTTACCAACGACGGCACCGGAAAAGCCACAGATAATCTGTTGGAAATTCCTGCTGTTGGTCGTAACGGTGGCACTCCGACCCCAAATTTCTTAGAGTAG
- a CDS encoding GNAT family N-acetyltransferase produces the protein MTPQFEYSQNVNPEDVQRLGNILKQCFLELSENESYFNRVGVENLRIIHQNEQIAGGLALISMSQWWGGVSVPMMGIAAVGIAPQYRGTGSAIALMQHTVKELYENGVPISVLYPATQRLYRKAGYEQAGATCVWEIPAESIQVREQPLPVKPVVPLNLEVFHDLYHKQARLNNGYLDRNQFMWEGVSKPLEKEPLYAYLIGEADQPQGYIIFSQHADKDGAILRILDWVVLTTAAAQTFWSFLANHRSQIDKIRWRSSPVDSLTLLLPEQTAKLKHISRWMLRVIDVVKALEKRGYPTKIQTELHLEIEDNLIAENNGKFILSVANGRGEVTKGGKGELQLDIKGLAPLYTGLFTPQQLQIAGKLQATETSLDTATQIFAGSSPWMIDFF, from the coding sequence ATGACGCCTCAATTTGAATATAGCCAGAATGTCAATCCGGAAGATGTTCAACGGCTAGGTAATATTCTTAAGCAGTGTTTTCTCGAACTCAGTGAAAACGAAAGCTACTTCAATCGCGTTGGTGTAGAAAACCTCCGTATTATCCATCAAAATGAGCAAATTGCTGGGGGACTAGCGCTGATTTCGATGAGTCAATGGTGGGGTGGTGTTAGTGTACCGATGATGGGAATTGCCGCAGTTGGCATTGCTCCACAATATCGCGGAACAGGATCTGCGATCGCTTTAATGCAGCACACCGTTAAAGAACTTTATGAAAATGGTGTACCTATCTCCGTTCTTTATCCAGCTACTCAACGCTTGTATCGCAAAGCAGGATATGAGCAAGCTGGTGCAACTTGCGTTTGGGAAATTCCGGCTGAGAGTATCCAGGTTCGAGAGCAGCCGTTACCTGTCAAACCTGTAGTTCCGCTCAATCTTGAAGTATTTCATGACTTATACCACAAGCAAGCAAGACTGAACAATGGATACTTAGACCGCAATCAGTTTATGTGGGAGGGAGTCAGCAAACCATTGGAAAAAGAACCGCTTTACGCCTATCTTATAGGAGAAGCTGACCAACCCCAAGGCTATATTATCTTCAGCCAACACGCAGACAAGGATGGTGCTATTCTGCGAATTCTAGATTGGGTAGTCTTGACAACTGCTGCTGCACAAACTTTCTGGTCATTTCTTGCCAATCATCGCTCCCAAATTGACAAGATACGCTGGAGAAGTTCCCCAGTTGACTCTCTGACATTATTACTACCAGAGCAAACTGCCAAACTAAAGCATATCAGCCGTTGGATGCTCCGTGTAATAGATGTTGTTAAAGCGTTAGAAAAGCGGGGTTATCCAACAAAAATTCAAACTGAACTGCACTTAGAAATTGAAGATAACTTGATAGCGGAAAACAATGGTAAATTCATTTTATCTGTTGCCAACGGACGCGGTGAAGTTACAAAAGGTGGAAAAGGTGAGTTACAGTTAGACATCAAAGGTTTAGCACCGCTTTACACAGGTTTGTTTACACCGCAGCAATTACAAATAGCCGGAAAACTGCAAGCTACAGAAACATCTCTAGATACAGCTACACAAATTTTTGCAGGTTCCTCCCCTTGGATGATAGATTTCTTCTAA
- a CDS encoding DMT family transporter translates to MHQSSGRWRLGLLLSLLTVFLWGILPIALAVTLQTLDVYTVTWFRFVVSFALLAVYLGVQGKLPTLTQLRSASWKLLAIAIIFLASNYVLFLQGLALTSPANAEVIIQLAPVLLGFGGLVLFHERYTLRQWLGVSVLIVGFLLFFHEQLNNLITARGAYLLGTSLTVLGAIAWAIYALAQKQLLQSLSSASIMLIIYGGCALLFTPFAHPNTILTLDFLHGGMLFFCALNTLIAYGAFAEALEHWEASRVSAVLATAPIVTLISVEVVSVVASTLIAPERLTLTGILGAVLVVSGCVAIALGKSN, encoded by the coding sequence ATGCATCAAAGTTCCGGTCGCTGGCGTTTAGGACTGTTGCTATCGCTTTTGACCGTTTTTTTATGGGGAATTCTACCTATTGCTTTGGCGGTAACATTGCAAACACTTGATGTTTACACCGTCACTTGGTTTCGCTTTGTGGTGTCATTTGCATTGCTTGCCGTTTATTTGGGGGTGCAGGGAAAGTTACCAACGCTAACACAACTGCGTTCTGCTTCTTGGAAGTTGTTAGCGATCGCTATTATCTTTTTAGCTAGTAATTACGTTCTTTTTTTGCAAGGTTTAGCGTTAACATCACCCGCTAACGCCGAAGTTATCATTCAACTAGCGCCGGTGTTATTAGGTTTCGGTGGTTTAGTTCTTTTTCACGAACGTTATACATTGCGTCAGTGGCTGGGTGTGAGTGTACTGATTGTTGGTTTTTTATTGTTCTTTCACGAACAATTAAATAATTTAATTACAGCGCGTGGTGCATATCTTTTAGGTACTAGTTTAACTGTATTGGGAGCGATCGCATGGGCAATTTATGCTTTAGCACAAAAACAGTTATTACAATCTTTATCTTCTGCCAGCATTATGTTAATTATTTATGGAGGATGTGCTTTATTATTCACTCCCTTTGCTCATCCAAATACAATTTTAACACTCGATTTTTTGCATGGTGGAATGTTGTTTTTTTGTGCTTTAAATACTTTAATCGCTTACGGTGCTTTTGCAGAAGCATTAGAGCATTGGGAAGCATCCCGTGTAAGTGCAGTATTGGCTACGGCTCCGATTGTGACTTTAATATCAGTTGAAGTTGTATCAGTTGTGGCAAGTACTTTAATTGCGCCAGAACGTTTAACTTTGACAGGCATACTGGGCGCGGTTTTGGTTGTATCTGGTTGTGTCGCGATCGCTTTGGGAAAATCCAATTAA
- a CDS encoding alpha/beta hydrolase — protein MNSLFGIWTSTLRKNFLWLVLSTLLPAFGMSNSARAAERIYASYSALERSISINALEDYAKKNVIDDDLAVYQQYVQPQQLQELRRALVTPIKVNSVAVSQFLYTPQGEFLLGRLGEVIKTESRQPKPGFHALRSALILASAEPGGLTLLNLLRKYPSRSIHIDLARSLGIAGELEKLVSETNRAIAAVSQKSNTEAATIQPPLNLSQLPDLRRKGKFAIKDKETLKIFDLARNRLLLTDIYLPNLSTPAPVIVISHGVGSDSGNFEYLANHLASYGFVVVVPNHPGSDAKQLQSLLNGRASEAANPQEFVDRPLDVKHILDELEMRNKSDSRFKGRLNLQQVGVIGQSFGGYTALALAGAKINFQKLGKDCTKQALKDSWNLSLLLQCQALQLPNNQDYKLRDERVKAAIALNPITSSVFGEAGLKQIQTPVMIVSSSDDTIAPALYEQILPFSWIVNTQKYLVVLEGGTHFSTIGESKNTTEQVGLPTEIVGKNPAQARQYLLRMSLPFFETYVAGTSKYIPYLNAAYVKTISSQPVGLSLVQSLTKTELARSLSGEVKEVKP, from the coding sequence ATGAACAGCTTGTTTGGTATTTGGACCAGCACCCTGAGAAAAAATTTTCTATGGCTGGTTCTCTCAACGTTGCTGCCTGCATTTGGGATGAGTAATTCAGCACGGGCAGCAGAGCGAATTTATGCATCTTACTCGGCTTTAGAGCGTTCTATTTCCATTAATGCTTTGGAAGATTACGCGAAAAAGAATGTAATTGACGACGACTTGGCAGTTTATCAGCAATATGTGCAACCACAACAGCTTCAGGAGTTACGCCGTGCTTTAGTCACACCAATCAAAGTTAACTCGGTAGCGGTTTCGCAATTTCTCTACACACCCCAAGGAGAATTTCTTCTAGGACGTTTGGGAGAAGTGATTAAAACCGAATCTCGTCAACCCAAACCCGGATTTCATGCCTTACGTTCAGCGCTGATTTTAGCTTCTGCGGAGCCGGGAGGCTTAACGTTATTAAATTTGTTAAGAAAGTATCCCAGCCGCAGCATTCACATTGATTTAGCGCGTAGCCTGGGGATAGCCGGAGAACTGGAAAAACTTGTTAGTGAAACCAATCGAGCGATCGCCGCAGTTTCCCAAAAGTCTAATACAGAAGCAGCGACCATTCAACCGCCGCTAAATCTCTCGCAATTGCCAGATTTACGTCGCAAAGGAAAGTTTGCAATCAAAGATAAAGAGACACTAAAGATTTTTGACTTAGCACGCAATCGGCTTTTACTGACAGATATTTACCTTCCCAACCTTTCCACACCCGCACCCGTAATTGTTATATCTCATGGTGTCGGTTCAGACAGCGGCAACTTTGAATATTTAGCGAATCACTTAGCCTCCTACGGATTTGTTGTGGTTGTTCCCAATCATCCGGGTAGCGATGCGAAACAACTGCAATCCCTTTTGAATGGACGCGCTAGTGAAGCTGCAAATCCGCAGGAATTTGTTGACCGTCCTTTAGATGTCAAACATATACTTGATGAATTGGAAATGCGGAATAAATCCGATTCTCGATTTAAAGGACGGCTAAATCTGCAACAAGTTGGTGTAATTGGTCAATCGTTTGGTGGCTACACAGCTTTAGCCTTGGCTGGTGCTAAAATTAACTTTCAGAAACTAGGAAAAGACTGTACTAAACAGGCGCTTAAAGATAGTTGGAATCTGTCTTTATTGCTTCAATGTCAAGCTTTGCAATTGCCAAACAACCAAGACTATAAGTTGCGGGATGAGAGAGTTAAAGCAGCGATCGCCCTTAATCCAATCACTAGCAGTGTCTTCGGAGAAGCTGGCTTAAAGCAAATTCAAACTCCGGTAATGATTGTTAGCAGCAGTGATGATACCATTGCCCCAGCTTTATACGAACAAATTCTCCCCTTTTCCTGGATTGTCAACACCCAAAAGTACCTAGTTGTGCTTGAAGGTGGAACCCACTTTTCTACGATTGGCGAAAGCAAGAACACCACTGAACAAGTAGGATTACCTACGGAGATAGTTGGTAAAAATCCAGCACAAGCGCGTCAATACTTGTTACGTATGAGTTTACCATTTTTTGAAACTTACGTAGCGGGAACCTCAAAATACATACCTTACCTAAACGCAGCTTACGTCAAAACCATTTCTAGTCAACCTGTAGGTTTAAGTCTTGTGCAGTCCTTAACGAAAACCGAATTAGCGCGATCGCTGAGTGGTGAGGTAAAAGAAGTTAAGCCGTAA
- the truB gene encoding tRNA pseudouridine(55) synthase TruB: protein MQGFLNLNKPFDWTSHDCVAKTRKLLRLKRVGHAGTLDPAATGVLPIALGKATRLLQYLPGNKAYKATIRLGVQTTTDDLQGEIIASQICAVNLADVETALKQFEGKIQQIPPSYSAIQVEGKRLYDLARKGEAVDVPARTVEIFQIEILDLRKGDFPELDVAIACGSGTYIRAIARDLGIILQTGGTLAALTRTQSSGFHLADSLTFTDLEARTFQPTPPDAALQHLPSITLPATSAQKWCQGQRIPFMDIAGTVRVYHEDKRFLGIAQTEADVLIPTMVFEPIS, encoded by the coding sequence GTGCAAGGCTTTCTAAATCTCAACAAACCATTTGACTGGACATCTCACGACTGCGTAGCGAAGACGCGCAAACTCTTGCGTCTCAAGCGGGTGGGACACGCAGGAACATTAGATCCAGCCGCAACCGGGGTGTTACCAATCGCACTTGGTAAAGCCACAAGATTATTGCAATATCTACCAGGAAACAAAGCTTACAAAGCGACAATTCGCTTAGGTGTGCAGACTACAACCGATGATTTGCAAGGTGAAATTATCGCTTCTCAAATCTGTGCAGTGAATTTAGCAGATGTGGAAACTGCACTTAAACAATTTGAGGGAAAAATTCAGCAAATTCCCCCAAGTTACAGTGCAATTCAAGTTGAGGGGAAACGCTTGTATGATTTGGCACGTAAAGGCGAAGCAGTGGATGTGCCGGCGCGAACAGTTGAGATTTTTCAGATTGAAATTTTGGATTTGCGAAAAGGGGATTTTCCGGAATTGGATGTAGCGATCGCCTGCGGATCTGGTACATATATAAGAGCGATCGCTCGCGATTTAGGTATCATTTTACAAACTGGCGGTACTCTGGCTGCCTTAACACGCACCCAAAGCAGCGGTTTTCACTTAGCAGACAGTCTCACCTTTACCGACTTAGAAGCACGAACCTTTCAACCAACTCCCCCGGATGCAGCTTTACAGCATCTACCATCTATCACCTTACCAGCAACATCTGCTCAAAAATGGTGTCAAGGACAGCGCATTCCTTTCATGGATATTGCCGGCACAGTGCGAGTTTACCATGAAGACAAGCGTTTTTTAGGAATTGCCCAAACAGAAGCCGATGTATTGATTCCCACAATGGTATTTGAACCGATTTCTTAA
- a CDS encoding TonB-dependent receptor plug domain-containing protein codes for MRRYLLSLSVGVTSLAYAFTAVAADKSAQVISDIPNLSEIKLPSKDAQLLTQPDKLDKITQSPPTKPEPETTDDADINLEVTGEEDTQPQSSPVYVIDKDEIQKQGANSAAEVLRGLPGFAINDAGFGADIHTGTFYRGQSINQSVFLLNGRPINSNINTYHGNTDLNSIPVESIERVELSSGTASTLYGSEAVGGVVNIITKLGEGPPRFSGLVQYGSYGEDNYRTSYGGALGSVKFNIGYEKYDAENDYKVPVGAVNRDANGRFFNGDTATSNYFGNVTLDVNPKNTISFDTNIISSRRGLTYFGFPLQRDRLDHDVLNAGLSWKSQLGNGKDSTLNATIGYAQDYFSTYGPSGSTFSRQASLDSQALTARVEHQWQFNQNNLLRWGLDLKNNNLDGDVLSNIPNRIRFNGNENRDRFQTAIFALNTWNLTKNFQADLGLRQNFNSEFGSYLNPSVGLKYAPSDNIAVRGSWASVQRNPGIDQLYVYDTVHGWLPNPDLKPETGYSWTAGLDVKLSNNLTGQFTYFASSLDNRLAVSSAGQWTNIGLVNTNGLEAALRLRIAREWSTFLNYTYTDARIESGLEKGLQLGFVPYSVAQMGLGYESNGWQVNLIASYNSGSRRAFYTLPGQSTTDFSPSWLNLDLGARIPITRTLGLNLFVENLADVQYEKANRVYQPGRAFRIGVSSSF; via the coding sequence GTGAGAAGGTATCTTCTTTCGCTTTCAGTTGGTGTAACAAGTTTAGCTTACGCATTTACTGCCGTAGCAGCGGATAAATCGGCTCAGGTAATATCAGACATACCTAATTTAAGCGAAATCAAACTACCATCAAAGGATGCTCAATTATTAACTCAACCAGATAAATTAGATAAAATTACCCAGTCACCACCAACAAAACCAGAACCAGAAACCACCGATGATGCAGATATTAACTTAGAAGTAACTGGCGAAGAAGATACTCAACCTCAATCTAGCCCAGTTTATGTAATAGATAAAGATGAAATTCAAAAACAAGGTGCTAATAGTGCGGCAGAAGTATTAAGAGGTTTACCCGGATTTGCTATTAACGATGCCGGTTTTGGTGCAGATATTCACACTGGAACCTTCTATCGAGGACAGTCAATTAATCAGTCTGTATTTTTGCTAAATGGCAGACCGATTAACAGCAATATTAACACTTATCATGGCAATACTGACCTCAATAGCATTCCCGTAGAATCGATTGAACGAGTGGAATTATCAAGTGGTACAGCCTCTACATTATACGGTTCAGAAGCCGTTGGTGGAGTAGTTAATATTATCACAAAACTTGGTGAAGGTCCGCCTAGATTCAGTGGTTTAGTGCAATATGGTTCTTATGGTGAAGACAATTATCGCACTAGCTATGGTGGCGCTCTTGGCTCAGTAAAATTTAATATAGGCTACGAAAAGTACGATGCAGAAAACGATTATAAAGTACCTGTCGGTGCTGTAAATCGTGATGCCAATGGACGGTTTTTTAATGGAGATACCGCTACTAGCAACTATTTTGGTAATGTTACTTTAGATGTAAATCCCAAAAATACTATCAGTTTTGATACTAATATAATTAGCAGTCGCCGAGGTTTAACTTATTTTGGTTTTCCTCTCCAAAGAGACAGACTTGACCATGATGTATTAAACGCTGGTTTATCTTGGAAAAGTCAGCTTGGTAATGGTAAAGATTCTACTCTTAACGCCACAATTGGTTATGCTCAAGATTACTTCAGCACTTATGGTCCAAGTGGCAGTACTTTTTCTCGTCAAGCTTCATTAGATTCTCAAGCATTGACTGCTAGAGTAGAACATCAGTGGCAATTCAATCAAAATAATCTTCTACGGTGGGGATTAGATTTAAAAAATAACAACCTTGATGGTGATGTTCTCAGTAATATTCCTAATCGAATTCGCTTTAATGGTAATGAAAATAGAGATAGATTTCAAACAGCAATATTCGCCTTAAATACTTGGAATTTAACAAAAAATTTCCAAGCAGATTTAGGATTAAGACAAAACTTTAATAGCGAATTTGGTAGTTATCTTAACCCTAGCGTCGGGTTAAAATATGCACCTAGCGACAATATTGCAGTGCGTGGAAGTTGGGCTTCAGTGCAACGCAACCCTGGTATAGACCAATTGTATGTTTATGATACCGTTCATGGCTGGTTGCCCAACCCCGACCTCAAACCGGAAACTGGTTATTCTTGGACAGCAGGACTTGATGTCAAATTATCTAATAATTTAACAGGGCAATTTACTTACTTTGCCAGTAGTTTAGATAACCGATTAGCAGTAAGTTCAGCAGGTCAGTGGACTAATATTGGCTTAGTAAATACCAACGGTTTAGAAGCTGCTTTACGATTGCGAATTGCGCGTGAATGGTCAACTTTTCTCAACTATACTTATACTGATGCCCGCATCGAATCAGGTTTAGAAAAGGGATTGCAATTAGGCTTCGTTCCCTACTCAGTAGCACAAATGGGTCTAGGTTATGAATCCAACGGTTGGCAGGTTAATCTGATTGCTAGTTACAACAGTGGTTCGCGAAGAGCCTTTTATACCTTACCTGGTCAGTCTACCACAGATTTCTCACCCTCTTGGTTGAACTTGGATCTTGGTGCTAGGATTCCTATAACGAGAACCTTAGGGTTAAATCTTTTTGTCGAAAACTTGGCTGATGTTCAGTATGAAAAAGCTAATCGTGTTTATCAACCCGGACGCGCTTTTAGAATTGGTGTATCGTCGAGTTTTTAA
- a CDS encoding HugZ family pyridoxamine 5'-phosphate oxidase — protein MSKIEEAQAAYQNFTDEFQSVILSTVSEENQPNASYAPFVMDEAKNVYIFVSGLSPHTRNLYANSQACILFIDDESKTEQIFARRRLTFDCSASLIERETPQWNQIADRFEERFGDMIQVFRGLADFRIFKLTPSEGRFVIGFGAAYQITADDFNSLKHIKG, from the coding sequence ATGAGCAAAATTGAAGAAGCACAAGCTGCGTATCAAAATTTTACAGATGAATTTCAAAGTGTCATCCTCAGCACCGTTAGCGAAGAAAATCAACCTAACGCTAGTTATGCACCTTTTGTGATGGATGAAGCAAAAAACGTTTATATATTTGTTAGCGGTCTTTCACCTCACACTCGTAACTTGTATGCTAATTCTCAAGCTTGCATTCTGTTTATTGACGATGAATCGAAAACCGAGCAAATCTTTGCCCGTCGTCGTCTAACTTTTGATTGTTCTGCAAGTTTAATTGAGAGAGAAACCCCACAATGGAATCAAATTGCCGATCGCTTTGAAGAACGTTTTGGAGACATGATTCAAGTTTTTCGTGGCTTGGCTGACTTCCGCATTTTTAAGCTTACTCCTAGTGAAGGACGCTTTGTAATTGGCTTTGGTGCGGCTTATCAAATAACTGCTGATGATTTTAATAGTTTAAAGCATATCAAAGGTTAA
- a CDS encoding DUF4385 domain-containing protein, with protein sequence MKFDYSLDFKNIDFRQHPELYRVGKGEQGVLLVEPYKSEILPHWRFKTPDIARESSEKIYEMFLAYLEQDDFVGADMARKFIQMGYTRSRRYANHKSGRKYKTNPQKETSTSAQLQARKDILPYEVDPVKAESAAIFKEKWIQAKTNEKYLQLLAKHNQKISSSAEKKST encoded by the coding sequence ATGAAATTTGATTATTCTTTAGACTTTAAGAATATCGACTTTCGCCAACATCCGGAACTGTACCGCGTTGGTAAAGGCGAACAGGGTGTACTTTTAGTAGAACCTTACAAATCAGAAATTCTTCCCCACTGGCGATTTAAGACTCCTGATATTGCGAGAGAGTCGAGTGAAAAAATCTACGAAATGTTTCTTGCTTATCTGGAACAAGATGATTTTGTTGGTGCAGATATGGCGCGGAAGTTTATCCAAATGGGTTATACGCGATCGCGTCGCTATGCTAATCACAAAAGTGGCAGAAAATACAAAACTAACCCGCAAAAAGAAACTTCAACATCAGCACAACTGCAAGCGCGAAAAGATATTTTACCTTATGAAGTAGACCCAGTGAAAGCCGAATCCGCAGCCATATTTAAAGAAAAATGGATACAAGCCAAAACCAACGAAAAATATCTTCAGTTGTTAGCAAAACATAATCAAAAGATTTCCAGCAGCGCTGAAAAAAAATCTACTTAA